One window of Ziziphus jujuba cultivar Dongzao chromosome 5, ASM3175591v1 genomic DNA carries:
- the LOC107419966 gene encoding protein TIC 22, chloroplastic produces MQTTFVFRSLQFPAPVSMESPKPCGTSNPFLSLSTFIHQHCLRIGSEFTNRLEDTKRFAGNLAGNWPPAVTRRLRLPRPPPAFASLVQPKHALAATLSSDHVAKTLAGTAVYTVSNSNNEFVLISDPNGAKSIGLLCFRQEDAEAFLAQVRSRKRELRSQAKVVPITLDQVYMLKVEGIAFRFLPDPVQIKNALELKATDIRSGFDGVPVFQSDLLVAKKKNKRYCPIYFTKEDIEKELSKVSRASKGPGVSQNIMVGSLEDVLRKMERSEKNLGWEDLIFVPPGKSFSQHIQDVIKA; encoded by the exons ATGCAAACGACGTTTGTTTTTCGCTCCCTCCAGTTTCCTGCCCCAGTCTCCATGGAGTCCCCAAAACCCTGCGGCACCTCAAACCCTTTCCTTTCCCTCTCTACTTTCATCCACCAGCACTGCCTCCGAATTGGTTCCGAGTTCACCAACCGACTCGAAGACACCAAACGCTTCGCCGGAAACCTAGCCGGGAATTGGCCGCCGGCGGTCACCAGGCGTTTACGTCTGCCTCGGCCTCCTCCAGCCTTCGCATCTCTGGTTCAGCCCAAGCACGCGTTGGCCGCCACTCTGAGCTCCGACCACGTCGCCAAGACTTTAGCCGGCACGGCTGTCTACACTGTTAGCAATTCGAACAATGAGTTCGTGCTTATTTCTGATCCCAATGGAGCTAAGTCGATTGGATTACTCTGTTTTCGTCAGGAGGATGCCGAAGCCTTTCTTGCTCAA GTCCGGTCAAGGAAAAGAGAATTGCGAAGTCAGGCTAAGGTTGTTCCCATTACTCTCGACCAG GTATATATGTTGAAGGTTGAAGGAATTGCATTCCGATTTTTGCCTGATCCAgtccaaataaaaaatgcacTAGAG cTCAAAGCCACTGATATCAGAAGTGGATTTGATGGAGTTCCTGTTTTTCAg TCGGACCTACTGGTtgcgaagaagaagaacaagcgTTATTGCCCCATATATTTTACAAAG GAAGATATAGAAAAAGAATTGTCGAAGGTCTCTAGGGCATCGAAAGGACCAGGGGTTTCtcaaaatattatg GTTGGTAGTCTAGAAGATGTTTTGAGAAAAATGGAG AGGAGTGAAAAGAACTTGGGCTGGGAAGATCTGATTTTTGTTCCACCGGGCAAAAGTTTCTCTCAACACATTCAAGATGTGATTAAAGCTTGA
- the LOC107419975 gene encoding UDP-glucuronate:xylan alpha-glucuronosyltransferase 2 isoform X1, translating into MVEGFGFLQKMMRATPSKALVMRINLAFLGLFIVIYAGVLLLRPSLSVYHENAASLVRCSLRECHHKIENGVKMKAILEESESNNLPRPKRNVSNIELPSFLYEMGKGKKIGIVHMEEVDVSQWINTQGKNIVPIEFEEVSELFKWEDLFPEWIDEEEESDVPTCPEIPMPDFQKYENMDIVVAKLPCKKEEDEEGWRRDVYRLQVHMVVANLAVKRGKRNTKVALWSKCRPMLDLFRCNDLVRREGDWWLYEPDMAKLEQKVSLPVGSCKLALPLWGEGIDEIYDLSRIQRTTKKVKREAYATVLHSSEAYVCGAITLAQSLRQTGTKRDLILLLDKSISATKRDALAAAGWQLRFIKRIRNPRAEKNSYNEYNYSKFRLWQLTDYDKVVFIDADIVVLRNLDLLFHFPQMTATGNDFSLFNSGIMVIEPSKCTFRIFMNHRKDVVSYNGGDQGFLNEMFVWWHRLPRRVNFLKNFWSNSSVEASVKNELFGADPPKVYAIHYLGWKPWLCYRDYDCNWDIVESHVYASDVAHHRWWKVHDAMNKSLQSFCGLKKKRKTDLDWERRKARKMELANGHWRINVTDPRRSHLVE; encoded by the exons ATGGTTGAAGGATTTGGCTTTCTCCAGAAAATGATGAGGGCCACTCCTTCAAAAGCTTTGGTGATGAGAATCAATTTGGCTTTTCTTGGTTTGTTCATCGTTATCTATGCCGGAGTTCTTCTTCTCCGACCATCTTTGTCAGTCTACCATGAGAACGCAGCCTCTCTTGTTAGGTGCTCTTTGCGCGAATGCCATCACAAG atTGAAAATGGGGTTAAGATGAAGGCAATCTTGGAGGAGTCCGAATCCAATAATTTGCCAAGGCCTAAGAGAAATGTGAGTAACATAGAATTACCAAGCTTCTTATATGAAATGGGAAAGGGAAAGAAGATTGGGATAGTGCACATGGAAGAAGTAGATGTGAGCCAGTGGATTAATACACAGGGTAAAAACATAGTCCCTATAGAGTTTGAGGAGGTATCAGAGCTTTTCAAATGGGAAGATTTGTTTCCTGAGTGGatcgacgaagaagaagaaagcgaTGTGCCGACATGCCCGGAGATACCAATGCCAGATTTCCAAAAGTACGAGAACATGGACATAGTAGTGGCGAAATTGCCATGTAAAAAGGAGGAAGATGAGGAAGGGTGGAGGAGAGACGTGTACAGGCTGCAAGTTCATATGGTGGTGGCAAATTTGGCAGTGAAGAGAGGAAAGAGGAATACAAAAGTGGCGTTGTGGAGCAAGTGCAGGCCAATGCTGGATCTGTTTAGGTGCAATGACCTGGTAAGAAGAGAAGGTGATTGGTGGTTGTATGAGCCAGATATGGCGAAGTTGGAGCAAAAGGTTTCATTGCCTGTTGGGTCTTGCAAGTTGGCTTTGCCTCTTTGGGGAGAAG GAATAGATGAAATCTACGACCTCTCCAGAATCCAACGCacaacaaagaaagtcaaacgAGAAGCCTACGCCACTGTGCTCCACTCCTCCGAAGCTTATGTTTGCGGCGCCATTACGCTGGCCCAAAGCCTCCGCCAAACAGGGACCAAGCGCGACCTTATCCTTCTCCTGGATAAGTCCATCTCTGCTACCAAACGCGACGCCCTTGCAGCAGCCGGGTGGCAGCTCCGATTCATCAAGCGCATCCGAAACCCGAGGGCCGAGAAGAACTCCTACAACGAGTACAACTACAGCAAGTTCCGACTCTGGCAACTCACCGACTACGACAAGGTCGTATTCATCGACGCCGACATCGTTGTTCTCCGAAACCTCGACCTCCTCTTCCATTTCCCTCAGATGACCGCCACAGGCAACGACTTTTCGCTCTTCAACTCCGGCATTATGGTCATCGAGCCCTCCAAGTGCACCTTCCGGATTTTCATGAACCACCGCAAAGACGTGGTTTCGTACAACGGCGGCGACCAGGGATTCCTCAACGAGATGTTCGTGTGGTGGCACCGCCTTCCAAGGAGAGTCAACTTCCTTAAGAATTTCTGGTCAAACAGCTCTGTGGAAGCCAGCGTCAAGAACGAGCTTTTCGGGGCTGACCCGCCTAAAGTCTATGCTATACACTACTTGGGTTGGAAGCCTTGGCTTTGTTACCGAGATTACGATTGCAATTGGGATATAGTGGAAAGTCATGTCTATGCGAGTGACGTGGCTCACCACAGGTGGTGGAAGGTGCATGACGCCATGAATAAGAGCTTGCAGAGTTTTTGTGGGTtgaagaaaaagaggaagacTGACTTGGATTGGGAAAGAAGGAAGGCTAGAAAGATGGAGTTAGCAAACGGGCATTGGAGGATTAATGTTACTGATCCTAGACGGTCTCATTTGGTGGAgtaa
- the LOC107419975 gene encoding UDP-glucuronate:xylan alpha-glucuronosyltransferase 2 isoform X2 has product MPSQGKIENGVKMKAILEESESNNLPRPKRNVSNIELPSFLYEMGKGKKIGIVHMEEVDVSQWINTQGKNIVPIEFEEVSELFKWEDLFPEWIDEEEESDVPTCPEIPMPDFQKYENMDIVVAKLPCKKEEDEEGWRRDVYRLQVHMVVANLAVKRGKRNTKVALWSKCRPMLDLFRCNDLVRREGDWWLYEPDMAKLEQKVSLPVGSCKLALPLWGEGIDEIYDLSRIQRTTKKVKREAYATVLHSSEAYVCGAITLAQSLRQTGTKRDLILLLDKSISATKRDALAAAGWQLRFIKRIRNPRAEKNSYNEYNYSKFRLWQLTDYDKVVFIDADIVVLRNLDLLFHFPQMTATGNDFSLFNSGIMVIEPSKCTFRIFMNHRKDVVSYNGGDQGFLNEMFVWWHRLPRRVNFLKNFWSNSSVEASVKNELFGADPPKVYAIHYLGWKPWLCYRDYDCNWDIVESHVYASDVAHHRWWKVHDAMNKSLQSFCGLKKKRKTDLDWERRKARKMELANGHWRINVTDPRRSHLVE; this is encoded by the exons ATGCCATCACAAGGTAAG atTGAAAATGGGGTTAAGATGAAGGCAATCTTGGAGGAGTCCGAATCCAATAATTTGCCAAGGCCTAAGAGAAATGTGAGTAACATAGAATTACCAAGCTTCTTATATGAAATGGGAAAGGGAAAGAAGATTGGGATAGTGCACATGGAAGAAGTAGATGTGAGCCAGTGGATTAATACACAGGGTAAAAACATAGTCCCTATAGAGTTTGAGGAGGTATCAGAGCTTTTCAAATGGGAAGATTTGTTTCCTGAGTGGatcgacgaagaagaagaaagcgaTGTGCCGACATGCCCGGAGATACCAATGCCAGATTTCCAAAAGTACGAGAACATGGACATAGTAGTGGCGAAATTGCCATGTAAAAAGGAGGAAGATGAGGAAGGGTGGAGGAGAGACGTGTACAGGCTGCAAGTTCATATGGTGGTGGCAAATTTGGCAGTGAAGAGAGGAAAGAGGAATACAAAAGTGGCGTTGTGGAGCAAGTGCAGGCCAATGCTGGATCTGTTTAGGTGCAATGACCTGGTAAGAAGAGAAGGTGATTGGTGGTTGTATGAGCCAGATATGGCGAAGTTGGAGCAAAAGGTTTCATTGCCTGTTGGGTCTTGCAAGTTGGCTTTGCCTCTTTGGGGAGAAG GAATAGATGAAATCTACGACCTCTCCAGAATCCAACGCacaacaaagaaagtcaaacgAGAAGCCTACGCCACTGTGCTCCACTCCTCCGAAGCTTATGTTTGCGGCGCCATTACGCTGGCCCAAAGCCTCCGCCAAACAGGGACCAAGCGCGACCTTATCCTTCTCCTGGATAAGTCCATCTCTGCTACCAAACGCGACGCCCTTGCAGCAGCCGGGTGGCAGCTCCGATTCATCAAGCGCATCCGAAACCCGAGGGCCGAGAAGAACTCCTACAACGAGTACAACTACAGCAAGTTCCGACTCTGGCAACTCACCGACTACGACAAGGTCGTATTCATCGACGCCGACATCGTTGTTCTCCGAAACCTCGACCTCCTCTTCCATTTCCCTCAGATGACCGCCACAGGCAACGACTTTTCGCTCTTCAACTCCGGCATTATGGTCATCGAGCCCTCCAAGTGCACCTTCCGGATTTTCATGAACCACCGCAAAGACGTGGTTTCGTACAACGGCGGCGACCAGGGATTCCTCAACGAGATGTTCGTGTGGTGGCACCGCCTTCCAAGGAGAGTCAACTTCCTTAAGAATTTCTGGTCAAACAGCTCTGTGGAAGCCAGCGTCAAGAACGAGCTTTTCGGGGCTGACCCGCCTAAAGTCTATGCTATACACTACTTGGGTTGGAAGCCTTGGCTTTGTTACCGAGATTACGATTGCAATTGGGATATAGTGGAAAGTCATGTCTATGCGAGTGACGTGGCTCACCACAGGTGGTGGAAGGTGCATGACGCCATGAATAAGAGCTTGCAGAGTTTTTGTGGGTtgaagaaaaagaggaagacTGACTTGGATTGGGAAAGAAGGAAGGCTAGAAAGATGGAGTTAGCAAACGGGCATTGGAGGATTAATGTTACTGATCCTAGACGGTCTCATTTGGTGGAgtaa